From the genome of Pseudomonas mohnii:
AGGCTCGCTCCTACAGGGTTTGATTCAGCCTTTCTTTTGCGCAAACAACGCGTCGAGCTTCTGTTCGAAGGTGTGGTAGTCGATGCGATCGTAAAGCTCCATGCGAGTCTGCATGGTGTCGATGACGTTCTGTTGCGTGCCGTCGCGGCGAATCGCGGTGTAGACGTTCTCGGCAGCCTTGTTCATGGCGCGGAAAGCCGACAGCGGGTACAGCACCAGCGATACGTCGGCACCGGCCAGTTGCTCGGTGGTGTACAGCGGTGTCGCGCCGAATTCGGTGATGTTGGCCAGGATCGGCGCTTTCACGCGGCTGGCGAACAGCTTGTACATCTCCAGTTCAGTGATGGCTTCCGGGAACACCATGTCGGCGCCGGCCTCGATGCACGCGGCGGCGCGATCCAGGGCGGACTCCAGACCTTCCACTGCCAGGGCATCGGTACGGGCCATGATCACGAAGCTGTCATCGGTACGGGCATCGACGGCGGCCTTGATGCGGTCGACCATTTCCTGCTGCGACACGATTTCTTTGTTAGGACGGTGGCCGCAACGCTTGGCGCCGACCTGGTCTTCGATGTGAATCGCCGCGGCGCCGAACTTGATCATCGACTTGACAGTACGGGCGACGTTGAACGCCGAGGAGCCGAAACCGGTGTCGACGTCCACCAGCAGCGGCAGGTCGCAGACGTCGGTGATGCGACGCACGTCGGTCAGCACGTCATCCAGGCCGGTGATGCCCAGGTCAGGTACGCCAAGGGAACCGGCAGCCACC
Proteins encoded in this window:
- the prpB gene encoding methylisocitrate lyase gives rise to the protein MSLNKSTPGQRFRDAVASEHPLQVVGAINANHALLAKRAGFKAIYLSGGGVAAGSLGVPDLGITGLDDVLTDVRRITDVCDLPLLVDVDTGFGSSAFNVARTVKSMIKFGAAAIHIEDQVGAKRCGHRPNKEIVSQQEMVDRIKAAVDARTDDSFVIMARTDALAVEGLESALDRAAACIEAGADMVFPEAITELEMYKLFASRVKAPILANITEFGATPLYTTEQLAGADVSLVLYPLSAFRAMNKAAENVYTAIRRDGTQQNVIDTMQTRMELYDRIDYHTFEQKLDALFAQKKG